The Klebsiella sp. RHBSTW-00484 genome includes a window with the following:
- a CDS encoding IS3-like element ISEc36 family transposase (programmed frameshift): MIDVLGPEKRRRRSVQEKIAIVQQSFEPGMTVSLVARQHGVAASQLFLWRKQYQEGSLTAVAAGEQVVPASELASAMKQIKELQRLLGKKTMENELLKEAVEYGRPKKVDSARALVAGGWRISLVSRCLRVSRAQLHAMARRSKDWQDRRCKRKPDDTDALARIHTVIGDLPTYGYRRVWALLRRQSETDDMAVINAKRVYRIMRQNALLLERKPEIPPSKRAHTGKVAVGESNQRWCSDGFEFSCDNGEKLRVTFALDCCDREALYWAASNGGYDSETVQDVMLGAVERRFGNSLPTSPVEWLTDNGSAYRSYQTRQFARMVGLEPKHTAVRSPESNGMAESFVKTMKRDYISIMPKPDGLTAVKNLAEAFEHYNEWHPHSALGYRSPREYLRRRTSHGLSDKKCMEI; encoded by the exons ATGATTGATGTTTTAGGTCCAGAGAAGCGCAGACGGCGAAGTGTTCAGGAAAAAATCGCCATTGTTCAGCAGAGTTTTGAGCCCGGAATGACCGTGTCGCTGGTCGCCCGTCAGCATGGCGTTGCTGCCAGTCAGCTGTTCCTGTGGCGTAAGCAGTATCAGGAAGGCAGCCTTACAGCCGTTGCCGCAGGAGAACAGGTTGTGCCCGCGTCGGAGCTGGCATCTGCGATGAAGCAAATTAAAGAGCTGCAGCGCCTGTTGGGCAAGAAAACCATGGAAAACGAGCTGCTAAAAGAAGCCGTTGAATATGGCCGAC CAAAAAAAGTGGATAGCGCACGTGCCCTTGTTGCCGGAGGATGGCGAATAAGCCTTGTCAGTCGTTGCCTCCGGGTCTCACGTGCGCAACTGCATGCCATGGCCCGTCGGTCGAAGGACTGGCAGGATCGTCGGTGCAAGCGCAAGCCTGATGATACTGACGCGCTGGCCCGTATCCATACCGTTATCGGCGATCTGCCCACCTATGGTTATCGTCGGGTATGGGCACTGCTGCGCAGACAATCAGAAACTGACGACATGGCGGTGATCAATGCCAAACGCGTATACCGCATCATGCGTCAGAATGCGCTGCTGCTTGAGCGTAAACCGGAAATACCGCCATCGAAGCGGGCGCATACAGGGAAAGTGGCCGTTGGAGAAAGTAACCAGCGGTGGTGCTCTGACGGCTTCGAGTTCAGCTGTGATAACGGTGAAAAACTGCGGGTCACGTTCGCTCTGGACTGTTGCGATCGCGAGGCACTTTACTGGGCGGCCAGTAACGGTGGATATGACAGTGAAACCGTGCAGGACGTCATGCTGGGTGCCGTGGAGCGTCGCTTCGGTAACAGCCTGCCGACATCCCCAGTTGAGTGGCTGACAGACAACGGTTCAGCCTACCGTTCTTATCAGACGCGTCAGTTCGCCAGAATGGTAGGACTGGAGCCTAAACATACGGCGGTACGTAGCCCGGAAAGCAACGGGATGGCAGAGAGCTTCGTGAAAACGATGAAGCGCGATTACATCAGCATCATGCCGAAACCCGACGGGTTAACAGCGGTAAAGAACCTTGCGGAGGCCTTCGAACATTACAACGAATGGCATCCGCATAGTGCACTGGGGTATCGTTCGCCACGGGAATATCTGCGGCGACGAACCAGTCATGGGTTAAGTGATAAAAAGTGTATGGAAATATAG